In Lagenorhynchus albirostris chromosome 14, mLagAlb1.1, whole genome shotgun sequence, one DNA window encodes the following:
- the ARK2C gene encoding E3 ubiquitin-protein ligase ARK2C — MVLVHVGYFVLPVFGSVRNRGAPFQRSQHPHATSCRHFHLGPPQPQQLAPDFPLAHPVQSQPGLSAHMAPAHQHSGALHQSLTPLPTLQFQDVTGPSFLPQALHQQYLLQQQLLEAQHRRLLSHPRRSQERVSVHPHRLHPSFDFGHQLQTPQPRYLAEGTDWDLSVDTGLSPAQFQVRPMPQHYQHYLATPRMHHFPRNSSSTQMVVHEIRNYPYPQLHFLALQGLNASRHTSAVRDSYEELLQLEDRLGNVTRGAVQNTIERFTFPHKYKKRRPQDGKGKKEEGEESDTDEKCTICLSLLEDGEDVRRLPCMHLFHQLCVDQWLAMSKKCPICRVDIETQLGADS, encoded by the exons GTGCCCCATTTCAAAGGTCTCAGCATCCTCACGCTACCTCCTGCCGCCACTTCCATCTGGGCCCCCCCCAGCCGCAGCAGCTCGCTCCCGACTTCCCCCTGGCCCACCCGGTGCAGTCGCAGCCGGGCCTCAGTGCCCACATGGCCCCGGCCCACCAGCACAGCGGCGCCCTGCATCAGTCGCTGACCCCGCTGCCCACCCTGCAGTTCCAGGACGTCACAGGTCCCTCCTTCCTACCTCAGGCCCTGCACCAGCAATACCTCCTGCAGCAGCAGCTCCTGGAAGCTCAGCACCGCAGGCTCCTCTCGCACCCCAG GCGGAGTCAGGAGCGAGTGTCTGTCCACCCTCACCGCCTCCACCCCAGCTTCGACTTCGGCCACCAACTACAGACACCTCAGCCCAGGTATCTGGCTGAGGGCACTGACTG GGATCTCAGTGTGGACACCGGCTTGAGTCCCGCTCAGTTCCAGGTGCGGCCCATGCCCCAGCACTATCAGCATTACCTAGCGACTCCTCGAATGCACCACTTTCCCCGAAACTCCTCCTCCACGCAGATG GTCGTCCATGAAATCCGAAACTACCCTTACCCTCAGCTTCACTTCCTTGCTCTCCAGGGACTGAATGCCAGCAGACACACCTCCGCTGTGCGGGACAGCTATGAG GAGCTGCTGCAGCTCGAGGACAGGTTGGGAAATGTGACTCGTGGAGCTGTACAGAACACCATTGAGAGGTTCACCTTCCCCCACAAGTACAAGAAG CGAAGACCCCAGGATGGCAAGGGcaagaaggaagagggggaggagtcAGACACAGATGAGAAATGCACGATCTGTCTGTCTCTGCTGGAAGATGGAGAAGATGTGAG GCGCCTACCCTGTATGCATCTCTTTCACCAACTGTGTGTGGACCAGTGGCTCGCCATGAGCAAGAAATGCCCCATCTGCCGAGTGGACATTGAGACACAACTGGGAGCTGACAGCTGA